The Phycisphaeraceae bacterium genome has a segment encoding these proteins:
- a CDS encoding DUF2958 domain-containing protein has protein sequence MLLMTEELRRKLPPLYSTEHSPEVVALAKFFTPWSDWTWYAVEFDGMDTFFGLVEGFEREWGYFSLSELESTRGPGGFSIQRDYFFEPMVLSKRSGALGGETPAQPLTSTDGACDE, from the coding sequence ATGCTACTGATGACAGAAGAACTGCGGCGCAAGCTGCCGCCCCTATACAGTACGGAGCACTCGCCGGAAGTCGTCGCGCTCGCCAAATTCTTTACGCCGTGGTCCGACTGGACGTGGTACGCCGTCGAGTTTGACGGCATGGACACATTCTTTGGGCTCGTCGAGGGATTCGAGCGCGAGTGGGGATACTTCAGTCTGAGCGAGCTGGAGTCCACGCGCGGACCCGGGGGGTTCAGTATCCAGCGGGACTACTTTTTCGAGCCCATGGTGCTCAGCAAGCGCTCCGGCGCTCTCGGCGGAGAGACCCCCGCTCAGCCGTTGACTTCGACCGACGGAGCGTGCGATGAGTAG